A part of Larkinella insperata genomic DNA contains:
- a CDS encoding leucine-rich repeat domain-containing protein: MRIFLGLAFYCLVVRVSAQDRLLSDSELDVLVTWNPVYKPKTAPEEDFYQKYPSPTSYKNLAELVGKADRQPIQSLQVNLDVLKAGNVERLAELKDVRVLSLEVDSLTSTEALWRAVSQLKRLQRLSIAQVNSGKVGRVPAISLPASLQQLAEVERLEVTLWEIDRQQTFAALAGMPKLRKLIFSGYGDLGAIPSELGNVRQLTSLTIHTGRSSVSLPASLGDLTKLRELTLNYLPLNPDQNWTFLGKLTELEILKLAGTNLQTVPDLGQLKKLKEVDLQMNRQLTFGKETLNGLSALEKLNLAECQLRELPSAMTEWKSLKELILNNNPLGELPVQLGSLKQLNVLQATGCQLRKVPGSLGELTQLKSLMLAGNQLDTLGFDFDKLGGITLLTIYSNQLRYLPPSIGRLTALVELDLSNNKLVQLPETIGDLTNLTNLSLQLNPLTALPARLGKLEKLRRLDVAENQLQRLPAEIGQLRKLQQLALSSNKLTQLPESMSGLDSLQWVDLSSNQLEEVPGVLFRMTGLRELNLNNNKLSSIPAALGQLSKLTYLALNSNRIAVLPRELGKLTKLQTLLVGQNPLELLPESIGQCRELTFLHAGNTKLKVLPSGLGQLTKLQNLELFGNELTILPASLGNLTKLQSLYLGRTRLLALPESIGRLTQLHTLQIGDFENASETEYAGLQQLPDSIVYCQNLKNLFLANQTGLDGDDTFAKVRQLKKLFHLTLFHCNLERLPAIDWKSFPVHNLNLGQNRLTELPVDLLESPNLRRIELNDNLLPKPLNTNFHFKEHLRLAMAEAGLIPMEKIAKPNQGVASTYVQNAFRMAGQRNWTEAFANFDKAIEYAPDTMQIVLFAQRADMHAFRQNFPEAVADYNRSIQLNNKLTGGVPSQDPLQKLQFDQPFQLALRGRANAKAKLGQIDAALVDITVAVQRFTAVKGDPQLGGSLLTEQGRYLMLKNKVAEAKTSYRKAIEEYGKASHAHVAVKLTVVELNLMVGQPDQARIELQRIEKRELGQGFATLEKYLESSIQVLKREKPNVEILTEMSNFVSSHAAPIYGWSFELYENWLTHSGLPPEQQTALQQLTQLTKGRLPKLE, from the coding sequence ATGCGAATCTTTTTAGGGTTGGCCTTCTATTGTCTGGTTGTACGGGTTTCGGCCCAGGACCGTCTGTTGAGTGATTCCGAACTGGACGTCCTGGTAACCTGGAATCCGGTTTATAAACCCAAAACGGCGCCGGAGGAGGATTTCTACCAGAAATACCCATCACCAACGAGCTACAAAAATCTGGCGGAACTGGTCGGTAAAGCGGACAGGCAGCCCATTCAGTCGTTGCAAGTCAACCTCGACGTATTGAAAGCAGGAAATGTGGAACGGCTGGCGGAGTTGAAAGACGTGCGGGTGTTGAGTTTGGAGGTCGATTCCCTCACGTCTACCGAGGCTTTATGGCGGGCGGTGAGTCAGCTGAAGCGGTTGCAGCGCCTGTCGATTGCCCAGGTCAATTCGGGGAAAGTGGGCCGCGTTCCCGCCATTTCGCTACCCGCTTCGTTGCAGCAACTCGCCGAAGTGGAGCGGCTGGAGGTAACGCTGTGGGAAATTGATCGGCAACAAACCTTTGCCGCGCTGGCCGGGATGCCCAAGCTCCGCAAGTTGATTTTTTCGGGCTACGGTGACCTGGGCGCTATTCCGTCGGAACTCGGCAACGTAAGGCAGCTAACTTCCCTGACCATTCACACGGGCAGAAGTTCGGTTTCGCTGCCAGCCTCACTGGGCGACTTAACGAAGCTTAGGGAATTGACATTAAATTATCTGCCACTGAACCCGGATCAGAACTGGACGTTTCTGGGCAAGCTAACCGAACTGGAAATTCTGAAACTGGCCGGAACCAACCTGCAAACCGTGCCGGATTTAGGGCAGTTGAAGAAGCTAAAAGAGGTTGATCTCCAGATGAACCGACAGCTAACTTTCGGAAAGGAAACGCTGAACGGACTGAGTGCGCTTGAAAAACTTAACCTGGCGGAGTGCCAGCTCCGGGAACTGCCTTCCGCGATGACCGAATGGAAGAGTCTCAAAGAGTTAATCTTAAATAACAATCCGCTGGGTGAATTGCCCGTCCAATTGGGGTCATTAAAGCAGTTGAACGTCTTACAGGCAACCGGGTGTCAGCTGCGAAAAGTACCCGGATCGTTGGGGGAGTTAACCCAGTTGAAATCTCTGATGTTGGCTGGAAATCAACTGGATACACTCGGTTTCGATTTTGACAAGTTGGGCGGAATTACCCTGCTGACCATTTACAGCAACCAGTTGCGGTATCTGCCTCCCTCGATCGGTCGGCTAACGGCTTTGGTTGAACTCGATCTGTCGAATAACAAACTCGTGCAATTGCCGGAAACCATTGGCGATCTGACGAATTTGACCAACTTGTCACTCCAGCTGAATCCGTTAACGGCCTTACCTGCCCGGCTTGGCAAGTTGGAGAAACTCCGGCGGCTGGATGTGGCCGAAAATCAGTTGCAGCGACTTCCCGCCGAGATAGGCCAGCTGCGAAAATTGCAACAACTGGCCTTGAGCTCCAATAAATTGACCCAACTGCCGGAGTCCATGAGCGGGCTGGATTCGTTGCAATGGGTTGACTTGTCGTCGAACCAGTTGGAAGAGGTGCCCGGCGTTTTGTTCCGGATGACGGGTTTGCGGGAACTGAACCTGAATAACAACAAGCTGTCGTCCATCCCCGCTGCGTTGGGTCAGCTTTCCAAACTGACTTACCTGGCCTTAAATTCAAATCGAATAGCGGTTTTACCCCGGGAGTTGGGCAAGCTGACAAAACTCCAGACGCTTCTGGTCGGCCAGAATCCGCTGGAGCTTTTGCCGGAAAGCATCGGGCAATGCCGGGAGCTTACCTTTCTTCACGCCGGAAATACAAAGTTGAAGGTCCTGCCTTCCGGACTGGGGCAACTTACTAAATTACAAAACCTCGAACTTTTCGGCAATGAACTGACAATTCTGCCCGCGTCGCTGGGGAATCTGACCAAACTGCAATCCCTGTATCTGGGCCGGACCAGGCTGCTGGCTTTACCGGAATCCATCGGACGGTTGACTCAGTTGCACACGCTGCAGATCGGGGATTTTGAAAATGCATCCGAAACCGAGTATGCCGGTCTACAGCAATTGCCCGATAGCATCGTCTATTGCCAGAACCTCAAAAACCTATTCCTGGCCAATCAGACCGGTCTCGACGGCGACGATACGTTTGCCAAAGTGCGTCAGCTCAAAAAGTTATTCCATTTAACGCTATTCCATTGCAATCTGGAACGATTGCCGGCAATTGACTGGAAGAGTTTTCCGGTCCATAATCTAAATCTTGGGCAAAACCGCCTGACCGAACTTCCAGTCGACTTGTTGGAAAGTCCGAATTTACGCCGAATTGAACTGAATGATAACCTACTGCCTAAACCGCTGAATACTAACTTTCACTTCAAAGAACACCTGCGGCTGGCGATGGCAGAAGCGGGTTTGATTCCTATGGAAAAAATTGCCAAGCCTAACCAGGGTGTGGCATCCACGTATGTTCAGAATGCATTTCGGATGGCCGGGCAGCGGAACTGGACCGAAGCGTTTGCTAATTTTGACAAGGCCATTGAGTATGCCCCGGACACCATGCAGATTGTGCTCTTTGCCCAACGGGCCGATATGCACGCTTTTCGGCAAAACTTCCCGGAAGCCGTGGCCGATTATAACCGAAGCATTCAGCTAAACAATAAACTAACCGGGGGCGTGCCGTCGCAGGACCCGCTTCAGAAATTACAATTTGATCAGCCCTTCCAACTGGCGCTGCGGGGGCGGGCCAACGCAAAAGCCAAATTAGGTCAGATTGATGCTGCACTAGTCGATATAACTGTGGCGGTACAGCGATTTACGGCCGTCAAAGGCGATCCGCAACTGGGTGGCAGCCTGCTGACGGAACAGGGACGGTATCTGATGCTGAAAAATAAAGTGGCCGAAGCGAAGACCAGCTACCGGAAAGCGATTGAGGAATACGGAAAGGCTTCCCATGCCCACGTCGCCGTAAAACTGACGGTGGTTGAATTAAACCTGATGGTTGGGCAGCCCGACCAGGCCCGGATTGAGCTGCAACGCATCGAAAAGCGCGAACTCGGGCAAGGGTTTGCCACACTGGAAAAATATTTGGAAAGCAGTATCCAGGTGTTGAAGCGCGAAAAGCCCAATGTGGAAATTCTGACGGAGATGAGCAACTTTGTGTCCAGTCACGCGGCCCCCATCTATGGCTGGAGTTTCGAGTTGTACGAAAACTGGCTGACCCACTCGGGATTGCCGCCGGAGCAGCAGACGGCGTTGCAGCAACTGACGCAACTCACAAAAGGACGGTTGCCCAAACTGGAATAA